From a single Methylacidiphilum kamchatkense Kam1 genomic region:
- a CDS encoding alpha-amylase/4-alpha-glucanotransferase domain-containing protein: MVHLKKIDILWVVHFHQPTGVFAETKKKFTHKATLPFLQSIRNHPQVRLSLHFSGNYLVYLQENEKEVIELIQKLITEKRIELLGGGFYEPIFCYISNEDSLLQLEKLNQFLKNTFGQAPKGAWLAESIWEPYFVELLCRSGYQYTILEDSLFENAGITPAEIRQPFLTQFHQHAIHVFAYHSSFSKEIPFKDIKDIHSSFVQISHREGMQLLCIAQNGELYGFWPDTREQIYHKGRLEDWLQYLENNSSWIQTRLPSEFIDGCWPIITLPSGGRKELQPFCLPHKATLDYVSALNELKVRFDADRFLKFFRGGHWLTFLSKYPEANHIHKRMLQVSAKIRLLPKEFQEEIFDCLLASQGHTVYWHAFKDGLFGNYIRDSAFYHILNAEKMIKEKAEHLLPPIEQNDFDADKFPEIFLRSSHCSLCIEPLYGGSITEFNFLPTSYNLANTLQRHPCYFPEPIPPDMYIEDWHQRTLFLDHFVPLSTSAYDFANSSFLEYGDFVNQPYTILELAQNAKGLSVLLERNGGLYFINKKFHFTIRKEYILTPDEELHVNYTITNNDTLPIELLYCCEINYSILSVDSLDRYILIKDKKLNPGMIFEEEQVSEWTIYDKTRNLAWQWIMPEEPVQIYHFPIYTVSYERGLFAKDYQGSAFEILKSFHLQPREKMTLKIITKFLNS; this comes from the coding sequence ATGGTTCATTTAAAAAAGATCGATATTCTTTGGGTTGTCCATTTTCATCAACCGACAGGTGTTTTTGCTGAAACCAAGAAAAAATTTACTCATAAGGCCACCCTCCCTTTCCTTCAATCGATTAGGAACCACCCTCAAGTCCGACTTTCTCTCCATTTTAGCGGCAACTATCTAGTCTATCTCCAAGAAAATGAAAAAGAGGTTATAGAACTGATTCAAAAATTGATCACTGAGAAGCGGATTGAGCTTCTTGGAGGAGGATTTTATGAACCCATCTTTTGTTATATTTCCAATGAGGATAGTTTGCTGCAGCTTGAAAAATTGAATCAGTTTTTAAAAAACACCTTCGGTCAAGCTCCTAAGGGTGCTTGGCTAGCTGAATCAATATGGGAACCTTATTTTGTTGAGCTACTCTGCCGATCTGGGTATCAATATACCATTTTAGAGGACAGTCTTTTTGAAAATGCGGGGATAACACCGGCAGAAATCAGACAACCATTTCTTACTCAATTCCACCAGCACGCCATTCATGTGTTTGCTTATCATTCATCCTTCTCAAAAGAAATTCCTTTTAAAGATATCAAAGATATCCATTCCTCATTCGTCCAAATTAGCCACAGGGAAGGCATGCAACTTCTTTGCATTGCTCAAAATGGTGAGCTGTACGGTTTTTGGCCTGATACCAGAGAGCAAATTTATCATAAAGGTCGACTGGAAGATTGGTTACAATACCTCGAGAATAACTCTTCTTGGATTCAAACCAGACTACCATCGGAATTCATCGATGGATGCTGGCCAATAATTACCCTGCCTTCAGGTGGGAGAAAAGAACTACAACCTTTTTGCTTGCCGCATAAAGCCACATTAGATTACGTTTCCGCACTCAATGAGTTAAAGGTCAGATTCGATGCAGATAGATTCCTCAAGTTTTTTCGTGGAGGCCACTGGTTAACTTTCCTCTCTAAGTATCCTGAAGCTAATCACATCCATAAAAGAATGCTTCAAGTCAGTGCCAAAATCCGATTATTGCCCAAGGAATTCCAGGAAGAAATCTTTGACTGTCTGTTGGCAAGTCAAGGACACACAGTGTATTGGCATGCCTTCAAAGACGGTCTTTTTGGTAATTATATTCGAGATTCAGCCTTTTATCATATTCTTAACGCTGAGAAAATGATTAAAGAAAAAGCAGAGCATCTTTTACCGCCTATTGAGCAAAATGATTTTGATGCAGATAAGTTTCCAGAAATTTTCCTCCGCTCTTCCCACTGTTCTTTATGTATTGAACCATTGTATGGTGGCTCCATTACCGAGTTTAATTTCCTGCCCACCTCTTATAACTTAGCCAATACCTTACAACGACATCCCTGTTATTTCCCTGAACCCATTCCTCCAGACATGTATATCGAAGATTGGCATCAAAGGACTCTCTTTCTAGATCATTTCGTTCCTTTATCCACTTCTGCCTATGATTTTGCTAACAGTTCATTTTTGGAATATGGGGATTTCGTCAATCAGCCTTACACCATTCTGGAGCTCGCCCAGAATGCAAAGGGACTATCCGTTCTATTGGAAAGAAATGGAGGATTGTATTTCATAAACAAAAAGTTCCACTTCACAATTAGAAAGGAATACATTCTTACTCCTGATGAAGAACTTCATGTGAATTACACCATCACTAATAACGATACCCTCCCAATAGAACTTCTTTATTGTTGTGAAATCAATTATTCGATCCTTTCTGTTGATTCCCTGGACCGTTATATCCTCATTAAGGATAAAAAACTTAACCCCGGCATGATTTTCGAAGAAGAGCAGGTGAGTGAATGGACCATTTATGATAAGACCAGAAATCTTGCTTGGCAATGGATTATGCCAGAAGAACCAGTCCAAATTTATCATTTTCCGATCTATACGGTCAGTTATGAAAGAGGATTATTCGCTAAAGACTATCAAGGATCTGCTTTTGAGATCCTTAAATCTTTCCATCTGCAGCCTAGGGAAAAGATGACTTTGAAAATAATTACAAAATTTCTAAATTCCTAG
- a CDS encoding glycoside hydrolase family 57 protein — translation MNILLLWHMHQPDYIDHSTNVALMPWVRLHSVHSYLDMLEMMERFPGLKTIFNFTPVLLEQIEKLVQKEAKDFVEILTRIPATELNPIQKQKILENFFKANYETLIRPIPRYYELLQRRGKVVNYARLEELTSLFNPQDYLDIQVFYNLVWCGYAARKQYPFLNELRKQGGNYTEEQKEELLKIHHAILSSIIPKYKMAQERGQIEITTSPYYHPILPLIYDTNFARRCMPYVNLPSQFKAPEDALNQLKLGQEKIKSVFGRPARGVWPSEGSVCPELLPLFKEAGFDYFFTDESILFRSLELDPHWRGKHEDHLLLFQGWRVELPEASLCALFRERPLSDFIGFKASQNDPLQAANFLLHSLENTCKHIDPKKGAILIALDGENAWESFNDGGEAFLSSFYRGLVEHRNLRTTLASEYFDTYPPTTTVYKLYTGSWINADFDIWIGDSEENKAWEWLGKTREFLTKNSNKEGNSSELKSWKCLYAAEGSDWFWWYGPDFSTDSDQLFDELFRSHLKNVYGFLGFTPPPYLDLPINVPSLPVPYIFPRLYISPKLTGRLENYFDWVGAGFLDISVQQTAMYQSNRIGKKLFFGFDKNNFYLRLDLAAKPEIVVVDFISPAINRIECIAKDGNQWDKKLEAMDSAGIFQPVGGTIEVFWDDFFVLAVPVATIGWKENSQVSFFVRILNHEHLSLERYPERGTIDFVFPSEDFELQQWFI, via the coding sequence ATGAACATTCTTCTTCTCTGGCACATGCACCAACCTGACTACATTGATCATTCTACCAATGTGGCGCTTATGCCATGGGTCAGGCTCCATTCGGTTCATAGCTATCTGGACATGTTGGAAATGATGGAAAGATTTCCTGGACTCAAAACGATATTTAATTTTACACCGGTGTTGCTCGAGCAGATTGAAAAACTAGTACAAAAAGAAGCAAAAGATTTCGTTGAAATTTTAACCAGAATCCCCGCAACCGAACTTAATCCGATTCAAAAACAAAAGATTTTGGAAAATTTTTTCAAAGCCAATTATGAAACTTTGATTCGGCCAATCCCTCGTTACTATGAACTCTTGCAAAGAAGAGGCAAGGTAGTTAATTACGCAAGATTAGAAGAATTAACTTCGCTCTTTAATCCTCAGGACTACTTAGACATACAAGTATTTTATAATCTGGTCTGGTGCGGATATGCTGCCCGAAAGCAGTATCCTTTTCTAAACGAATTAAGAAAGCAGGGAGGAAATTATACCGAAGAGCAAAAAGAAGAGCTTTTGAAAATTCATCATGCCATCCTCTCTTCCATCATCCCAAAGTATAAAATGGCACAGGAAAGAGGCCAGATCGAAATCACCACCTCTCCCTACTATCATCCTATTCTTCCTCTTATTTATGACACCAACTTTGCGCGCCGCTGCATGCCCTATGTCAATCTCCCCTCTCAATTCAAAGCCCCCGAAGACGCATTGAACCAACTGAAGCTGGGTCAGGAAAAAATAAAGAGTGTTTTTGGTAGACCTGCCCGTGGGGTTTGGCCATCAGAAGGCTCCGTCTGTCCAGAACTTCTTCCACTTTTCAAAGAAGCAGGATTTGATTACTTTTTTACAGATGAATCCATTCTCTTCCGTAGCCTTGAACTTGATCCTCACTGGCGTGGAAAACATGAAGATCATCTTCTTCTCTTCCAGGGTTGGCGAGTAGAGTTGCCAGAGGCTTCTCTGTGTGCCCTCTTCAGGGAAAGGCCTCTGTCGGATTTTATTGGATTCAAAGCTTCTCAAAACGATCCATTACAAGCGGCCAATTTTCTTCTCCATAGCCTTGAGAATACCTGCAAACATATTGATCCTAAAAAAGGGGCAATTCTTATAGCTTTGGATGGAGAAAATGCATGGGAGTCTTTTAACGATGGAGGAGAGGCTTTTCTTAGTTCCTTTTATCGGGGACTTGTTGAACATCGTAATTTAAGAACAACCCTTGCTTCTGAGTATTTTGATACCTATCCCCCAACTACTACTGTTTACAAGCTTTATACCGGTTCATGGATCAACGCTGATTTCGATATATGGATTGGAGATAGCGAGGAGAATAAAGCTTGGGAATGGCTGGGGAAAACCAGAGAATTTCTTACTAAAAATTCTAATAAGGAAGGGAATTCTTCTGAGCTTAAAAGTTGGAAATGTCTTTATGCTGCCGAAGGCAGTGATTGGTTCTGGTGGTATGGTCCTGATTTTTCAACTGATTCCGATCAACTCTTTGATGAGCTCTTCCGTTCTCATCTTAAAAATGTGTATGGGTTTTTAGGCTTCACTCCACCCCCTTATCTAGATCTACCTATCAATGTTCCTTCCCTCCCTGTCCCTTATATTTTTCCCAGATTGTACATAAGCCCAAAATTAACAGGAAGACTCGAAAATTATTTTGATTGGGTTGGTGCCGGATTCCTTGACATTTCGGTTCAACAAACCGCTATGTACCAATCGAATCGGATTGGCAAAAAACTGTTCTTTGGTTTCGATAAAAATAATTTTTATCTCCGGTTAGATTTAGCAGCAAAACCAGAAATTGTGGTCGTTGACTTTATCTCTCCGGCCATAAATAGAATCGAATGCATTGCCAAAGATGGCAACCAATGGGATAAGAAACTTGAAGCCATGGACAGTGCAGGTATTTTTCAGCCTGTGGGAGGAACAATAGAGGTCTTTTGGGATGATTTCTTTGTCCTAGCTGTTCCTGTAGCGACCATAGGTTGGAAAGAAAATAGTCAAGTTAGTTTCTTTGTAAGAATCCTTAACCATGAACATCTAAGCCTGGAAAGATATCCTGAAAGAGGGACTATTGATTTCGTATTTCCTTCTGAGGATTTTGAGTTACAACAATGGTTCATTTAA
- a CDS encoding galactose-1-phosphate uridylyltransferase, translating into MPELRKDPFVPNRWVVFSPERKQRPVEYTVVTQNNHREIFDAFSWGKEKLTPHEVFAFRPKDSPSDSPGWLVRVVPNKYPALRIEGDLQAEGIGMFDRMNGIGAHEVIIENPDPTVELADQTVEGISLVLKAYRERILDLQQDIRFRYILIFKNKGRMAGATIIHPHSQLIALPIVPREVKEKIEQAKRHFEMKERSLFADVLHEELSAGKRIVLENSFFAAFCPWASRFPFESWIMPKFSSLDFSSLDDNQIMLLSDILQNLLKRLKKGLENPDYNLVLQTAPLRSSRREYMTAVEVDYRWHIEILPRISFLAGFELGSEFFINPVYPEEAADFLRQIRKI; encoded by the coding sequence ATGCCAGAACTTCGTAAAGATCCTTTTGTGCCAAATCGATGGGTCGTTTTTTCTCCTGAAAGAAAACAAAGGCCTGTAGAATACACTGTAGTGACTCAAAACAATCACAGAGAAATTTTCGATGCCTTCTCTTGGGGAAAAGAAAAACTCACTCCTCATGAAGTTTTTGCTTTTAGACCTAAGGATAGTCCATCCGATTCCCCTGGTTGGCTTGTACGCGTTGTTCCTAATAAATATCCCGCTTTACGTATTGAAGGAGATCTCCAAGCCGAGGGTATTGGAATGTTCGATCGCATGAATGGGATTGGTGCCCATGAAGTCATCATCGAAAATCCTGATCCAACAGTCGAGCTTGCCGATCAAACAGTGGAAGGAATTTCATTAGTACTGAAAGCCTATAGGGAGAGGATTCTTGATTTACAACAAGACATTCGCTTTCGTTATATTCTCATCTTTAAGAACAAAGGCAGGATGGCCGGGGCTACAATCATTCATCCGCATTCTCAATTGATAGCCTTGCCCATAGTCCCTCGCGAAGTTAAGGAAAAAATTGAGCAAGCTAAAAGGCATTTTGAAATGAAAGAACGAAGCCTTTTTGCCGATGTATTACATGAGGAACTGAGCGCTGGAAAAAGGATTGTTTTAGAAAACTCTTTTTTTGCAGCTTTTTGCCCATGGGCGAGCCGATTCCCATTTGAATCCTGGATAATGCCAAAATTTTCTTCCTTGGATTTTTCTTCTCTTGACGATAATCAGATCATGCTTTTAAGCGATATTCTTCAAAATCTTTTGAAGCGATTGAAAAAAGGCTTAGAAAATCCAGACTACAATCTTGTTCTGCAGACAGCTCCACTTCGTAGTTCTCGACGTGAATATATGACTGCAGTAGAAGTCGATTACCGGTGGCACATTGAAATTCTACCAAGGATTTCTTTCCTAGCAGGCTTTGAATTAGGTAGTGAATTTTTCATCAATCCAGTCTATCCGGAAGAAGCAGCCGATTTTCTTCGACAAATTCGTAAGATATAG
- the tgt gene encoding tRNA guanosine(34) transglycosylase Tgt, translating to MKFKVIKEVEGSKARLGRLFTPHGEVDTPCFMPVGTAATVRAVFPKDLEKDGVQMVLANVYHLILRPGIQIIKEAGGLHKFMGWTGAILTDSGGFQVFSLSSFCKILPEGVRFKSPIDGSSLLLTPESVIDAQIELGADIVMSLDHCPPWPSKEKDLVEATRRTICWAKMGKERWEKHWGTEMVEGATNPLLFGIVQGGTKKELRQFCFEQLLKIGFDGFAIGGLSVGEPLEESLKTIEALTPFMDSSYPKYVMGMGHPWQIIQMVDLGIDLFDCVLPTRLARHGSAYVEEGILHLKNARFKTDGLPIDEKCSCYACRKFSRAYIHHLLKSQEILGIMLLSMHNLSFYNRLMKEMRLSIGNGQWIDFLTRWRNKKITK from the coding sequence ATGAAATTTAAAGTCATTAAAGAGGTGGAGGGTTCGAAGGCTAGGTTAGGAAGGCTATTTACTCCGCATGGGGAAGTGGATACTCCCTGTTTTATGCCTGTGGGAACCGCAGCGACTGTCAGAGCGGTCTTCCCAAAAGATCTAGAAAAAGACGGCGTCCAGATGGTTTTGGCCAATGTCTATCACCTGATCCTTCGTCCTGGAATCCAGATCATTAAGGAGGCAGGAGGACTTCATAAATTCATGGGATGGACAGGAGCGATTCTTACTGATAGTGGAGGATTTCAGGTCTTTAGCCTCTCTTCTTTCTGTAAAATTTTACCCGAAGGAGTACGATTCAAATCCCCGATTGATGGTTCTTCCTTGTTGCTGACTCCTGAATCGGTAATCGATGCTCAAATTGAGCTGGGAGCCGATATTGTAATGAGTCTGGATCATTGCCCGCCTTGGCCTTCTAAGGAAAAGGATTTAGTTGAGGCAACTCGAAGAACAATATGTTGGGCTAAAATGGGGAAAGAGCGCTGGGAAAAGCATTGGGGGACTGAGATGGTGGAAGGTGCTACAAACCCTTTGCTCTTTGGCATTGTTCAAGGAGGCACAAAGAAAGAATTGCGTCAGTTTTGCTTTGAACAGCTTTTGAAAATAGGTTTTGATGGATTTGCGATTGGAGGCTTAAGCGTTGGAGAGCCGCTAGAGGAAAGCCTGAAGACGATCGAAGCCCTTACTCCTTTTATGGACAGTTCCTATCCAAAGTATGTCATGGGGATGGGCCATCCGTGGCAAATCATCCAGATGGTGGATTTAGGGATAGATCTTTTTGACTGCGTATTACCTACTAGGCTAGCCAGACATGGATCAGCCTACGTTGAGGAAGGAATCCTCCATTTAAAAAATGCTAGGTTTAAAACAGATGGATTGCCTATAGATGAAAAATGTTCCTGTTATGCTTGTCGAAAATTTAGTAGAGCCTATATCCATCATCTGTTAAAATCTCAAGAAATTCTTGGTATAATGCTCTTGTCTATGCATAATCTCTCATTTTACAACAGATTGATGAAGGAAATGAGACTATCCATTGGCAATGGACAATGGATTGATTTTTTGACTAGATGGAGAAATAAAAAGATAACAAAGTAA
- the yajC gene encoding preprotein translocase subunit YajC: MKSNVEFWFSMAPPPPPQPHGRPGASQQVPEGPPPMTFFVTTILIFGIFYFLLIRPQQKQKKEQEKLIASLETGDRVITSGGILGVVTNVKEKTVVIRVAENVKIEVLKSALTTVTKTVKEEPKETKESKDAKGKTG; this comes from the coding sequence ATGAAAAGTAATGTTGAATTCTGGTTTAGTATGGCGCCACCTCCTCCCCCTCAACCCCATGGTCGCCCAGGGGCCAGCCAGCAAGTTCCGGAAGGCCCTCCCCCAATGACCTTTTTTGTAACGACGATTCTCATATTTGGAATCTTCTATTTTCTGCTTATTCGGCCTCAGCAGAAACAAAAAAAAGAGCAAGAAAAGCTCATTGCCAGTCTTGAAACTGGGGACAGAGTGATTACTTCTGGAGGCATTTTAGGAGTAGTGACTAATGTCAAGGAAAAAACCGTTGTCATTAGGGTCGCTGAAAATGTCAAAATTGAAGTATTGAAAAGTGCTCTGACGACCGTAACGAAAACTGTAAAAGAAGAACCCAAAGAAACAAAAGAATCGAAGGATGCCAAAGGTAAAACTGGATGA
- a CDS encoding preprotein translocase subunit SecD family protein — protein MLELQGEPTPGALDQAIGVIRKRVDKFGLSEPIIQPVGKRRISVQIPGLSESEKAAAKEQLSKVAKLEFRLVHPDSDKMLAAIQSGQEKVPPGYEILPFSPDVSKGNKTEAWILVKKREEMGGSMSNGLLEDSTK, from the coding sequence TTGCTAGAATTACAAGGTGAACCTACCCCCGGGGCGCTCGATCAGGCCATCGGGGTCATTCGCAAGCGGGTTGACAAGTTTGGCCTTTCTGAGCCAATTATTCAACCGGTAGGCAAACGGCGAATCAGTGTGCAAATTCCTGGCCTATCGGAATCGGAGAAGGCTGCAGCTAAAGAACAGCTTTCCAAAGTCGCTAAACTGGAATTTAGACTCGTGCATCCTGACTCGGATAAGATGTTAGCTGCAATCCAATCTGGGCAAGAAAAAGTTCCTCCTGGCTATGAAATCCTTCCCTTTTCTCCGGACGTATCAAAAGGGAATAAAACGGAAGCATGGATCCTTGTAAAGAAAAGGGAAGAGATGGGGGGAAGTATGTCAAACGGGCTTTTAGAGGATTCGACGAAGTAG
- the secD gene encoding protein translocase subunit SecD: MDPCKEKGRDGGKYVKRAFRGFDEVGRPTVVIEFNEAGAKRFGEITSNNIGKRLAIVLDGEVKSAPVIQTAIFKSAVISGGNMSPKEAEDLASVLENPLETPVKILEERGVDPSLGRDSIVSGINAALAAFASVVLFMVFYYRLAGLVSIIALLVNLLLLLGLLAQFHFTLTLPGIAGIILTIGMAVDANVLIYERIRDELEVGVPVRQAIFIGFNKAFSAIFDSNVSLIIPSVILMELGSGPLQGFAVTLVLGIVANLFAALVFSRNVFEWLLAWGMIKKLSMMKFLHKPNFDFIKFSWLTVPAAAVLLIVGMSTFFLRSGELLGVDFAGGDSLTVAYKEMIPVARVRQVLEEAKIHPSLLQYAKESKQLIYQVRYGEGEKSVSVLKEKFPQAGFSLSRMDSVGPVVGEELKNRAALALSLGLLAILLYVSLRYEWSFALAAGIGQLHDVLLAIGLMAILGKEFDMYLIGAFLTILGYSINEKIVISDRIRETLKYKSSLTFKEIINEGINKTLARTIMTGGTVVLATVSMLILGGPVISVFSLAILIGVLGECFLLIL; encoded by the coding sequence ATGGATCCTTGTAAAGAAAAGGGAAGAGATGGGGGGAAGTATGTCAAACGGGCTTTTAGAGGATTCGACGAAGTAGGACGGCCTACTGTGGTGATTGAATTCAATGAGGCTGGGGCAAAGAGATTTGGTGAGATCACCTCAAATAATATAGGGAAAAGGTTAGCCATTGTTCTAGATGGAGAAGTGAAAAGTGCTCCTGTCATCCAAACGGCTATTTTTAAAAGCGCCGTCATTTCTGGTGGGAATATGAGTCCCAAAGAAGCTGAAGATCTTGCTAGTGTTCTTGAAAATCCGCTTGAGACTCCCGTGAAGATTTTAGAAGAAAGGGGAGTGGATCCCTCTCTTGGGAGAGATTCCATAGTCAGCGGCATCAACGCCGCCCTAGCTGCCTTTGCCTCTGTTGTCCTTTTTATGGTCTTTTATTATAGGCTTGCAGGGCTGGTTTCCATCATTGCCTTATTAGTCAATCTCCTCTTGCTTCTGGGCTTACTGGCCCAGTTTCATTTTACTCTTACTCTGCCGGGGATTGCAGGCATTATTTTGACAATAGGTATGGCGGTCGATGCGAACGTGCTTATTTATGAACGGATAAGAGATGAGCTTGAGGTGGGGGTTCCTGTCAGGCAAGCCATTTTTATTGGATTCAATAAGGCTTTTAGTGCCATTTTTGATTCTAACGTTAGCTTGATTATCCCATCGGTCATTCTCATGGAACTTGGAAGTGGCCCATTACAGGGATTTGCTGTAACTCTAGTTCTCGGTATCGTGGCCAATCTTTTTGCTGCTCTTGTCTTTAGTCGTAATGTGTTTGAATGGCTTTTGGCTTGGGGGATGATAAAGAAACTTTCCATGATGAAATTCCTACATAAACCAAATTTTGATTTTATAAAGTTCAGTTGGCTCACGGTTCCAGCAGCTGCTGTTCTACTGATAGTAGGAATGTCTACGTTCTTTTTGAGAAGTGGGGAGCTTCTTGGAGTTGATTTTGCCGGTGGCGATTCTCTAACGGTTGCCTATAAGGAAATGATTCCAGTAGCTAGAGTCAGACAGGTTTTAGAAGAAGCAAAAATCCATCCAAGCTTACTGCAGTATGCTAAAGAGTCCAAGCAGCTTATCTATCAAGTTCGTTATGGGGAAGGGGAAAAAAGTGTCAGTGTCCTTAAAGAAAAATTTCCACAAGCTGGCTTTAGTTTATCAAGAATGGATAGCGTGGGTCCAGTGGTGGGCGAGGAACTTAAAAATCGAGCGGCTTTAGCCCTTTCCCTAGGTCTCTTAGCCATTCTCCTTTATGTATCTTTGCGTTATGAATGGTCTTTTGCTTTGGCTGCCGGCATTGGACAGCTCCACGATGTGCTACTAGCTATAGGTCTTATGGCCATATTGGGGAAAGAATTTGACATGTACTTAATTGGTGCTTTTTTAACGATTCTTGGCTATTCGATTAACGAGAAGATCGTTATTTCTGATAGAATTCGGGAAACATTGAAGTATAAAAGCAGTTTAACGTTCAAAGAAATTATTAATGAAGGTATTAACAAAACCCTTGCTCGGACGATTATGACTGGAGGCACGGTAGTGTTAGCGACCGTATCGATGCTCATCCTTGGAGGCCCAGTGATTTCTGTTTTTTCCTTAGCCATTTTGATTGGGGTCCTTGGGGAATGTTTTCTTCTCATTTTATAA
- a CDS encoding menaquinone biosynthesis protein yields MLCPTIGSVPYLNAKPLIYGLNDHVVFATPAELSLMLKEGKLDVALCPVGASLIEGWSYFVDGMGIVADGDVYSVILVNDKPLDALQTVRGDFESRSSMLLLRVIFECFFGRQLRIVSVHEKADGFLLIGDKALKYRKEHPERTVIDLGGLWKKLTGLPFVFALWTIRADYEEKQKIKELLTQAKERGLASIDKIAQSPQEITYLTHFIRYEVKGKEKMGIEEFSKKLIQLRLIKQVNPFHWV; encoded by the coding sequence ATGCTCTGCCCAACAATAGGTTCTGTTCCCTATCTCAATGCCAAGCCTTTAATCTACGGACTTAATGACCACGTTGTTTTTGCAACTCCTGCTGAACTTTCCCTGATGCTCAAAGAGGGGAAACTTGATGTGGCTCTCTGTCCGGTTGGAGCATCGCTAATTGAGGGATGGAGCTATTTTGTCGATGGCATGGGCATTGTAGCCGATGGAGATGTCTATAGTGTCATCCTAGTCAACGATAAACCTTTAGATGCCTTGCAAACGGTTAGAGGCGATTTTGAAAGCCGGAGTTCGATGCTGCTGCTACGTGTTATTTTTGAATGTTTCTTCGGTAGACAACTCCGAATAGTTTCTGTACATGAAAAAGCCGATGGTTTTCTTTTGATTGGAGACAAGGCTTTAAAGTATCGTAAAGAACATCCAGAAAGAACTGTGATTGATCTGGGTGGCCTTTGGAAAAAATTGACAGGTCTGCCTTTTGTTTTTGCTCTGTGGACGATCAGAGCGGACTATGAGGAGAAACAAAAGATAAAAGAACTTTTAACCCAAGCCAAAGAAAGAGGCTTAGCTTCCATTGACAAAATCGCTCAATCCCCACAAGAGATTACCTACTTGACCCATTTCATTCGTTATGAAGTTAAGGGAAAAGAAAAAATGGGCATTGAAGAGTTTTCTAAAAAATTGATACAATTAAGGTTAATAAAACAGGTTAACCCCTTTCATTGGGTATGA
- the mqnC gene encoding cyclic dehypoxanthinyl futalosine synthase encodes MNTMEYGTAEQLIDKARRKIENFERINLEEARALYSLPLAELGMLADLRRRQIKSSAYGGKGAEIVTYIIDRNINYTNVCTTYCKFCAFYRTLKDPDHYVLSIEQIEEKIKELEAIGGVQILLQGGHHPGLGIDYYLDLLFSIRNKFPHINIHGFSPPEFLHFSNIFRLPVEEVIKRFMEAGLGSIPGGGGEILVDSVRKRIAPLKCSSEEWLGVMRTAHRLGLKSSATMMFGHVEQLEDRLEHLEKIRKLQDETRGFTAFICWTFQPENTKLKATKKGPSEYLRMQALARIFLDNIENIQSSWVTQGVEVGQIALYYGANDFGSVMMEENVVSSAGTTYRTTVKEIEEAITSSGFKPKRRNNWYQLLN; translated from the coding sequence ATGAATACGATGGAATATGGTACAGCTGAACAGTTGATAGACAAGGCTAGAAGAAAAATAGAGAATTTTGAAAGAATAAACCTTGAAGAGGCTAGAGCGCTTTATTCCCTTCCCCTAGCTGAGCTTGGGATGTTGGCTGATTTAAGGAGAAGGCAGATCAAATCTTCAGCATATGGAGGCAAGGGAGCCGAAATTGTAACCTATATTATCGATAGGAACATTAATTATACCAATGTATGCACGACCTATTGCAAATTTTGTGCCTTTTATCGAACGCTCAAAGATCCTGATCATTATGTGCTTTCTATAGAGCAAATTGAAGAGAAAATAAAGGAATTGGAGGCTATTGGAGGGGTTCAGATCCTTTTACAGGGAGGCCATCATCCAGGGCTAGGCATCGATTATTATCTGGATTTGCTTTTTTCTATCCGCAACAAGTTTCCCCACATTAATATTCATGGGTTTTCGCCTCCTGAGTTTCTTCATTTTTCTAACATTTTTCGTCTTCCTGTCGAGGAGGTCATAAAGCGGTTTATGGAAGCCGGGCTTGGCTCCATACCTGGTGGTGGTGGAGAAATTCTTGTTGATTCTGTCAGAAAAAGAATTGCTCCTTTAAAATGCTCTTCAGAAGAATGGTTGGGAGTCATGAGAACGGCGCACCGACTCGGGTTAAAATCTAGTGCGACGATGATGTTTGGGCATGTAGAACAACTGGAGGATCGGTTGGAGCATCTTGAGAAAATCAGAAAGCTACAAGATGAAACAAGAGGGTTTACAGCTTTTATTTGTTGGACATTTCAGCCAGAAAACACAAAACTCAAAGCGACAAAAAAAGGCCCATCCGAATATTTGCGAATGCAGGCACTGGCTAGAATTTTTCTGGATAATATTGAAAACATCCAATCTTCTTGGGTAACCCAAGGAGTAGAAGTCGGACAAATTGCCCTTTATTATGGGGCCAATGATTTTGGCAGTGTGATGATGGAAGAAAATGTCGTTTCTTCGGCGGGAACCACCTATAGGACAACGGTAAAAGAAATCGAAGAAGCCATTACTAGCAGTGGATTTAAACCTAAAAGAAGAAACAATTGGTATCAGCTTTTGAATTAA